A region from the Geobacter benzoatilyticus genome encodes:
- a CDS encoding site-2 protease family protein yields the protein MEQFFLKLSIMLVPALMAITCHEVSHGFVADRMGDRTARFMGRLTLNPLNHLDIFGTLMIFLVGIGWAKPVPVNFNNLKNPKRDMIWVAGAGPVTNCILAFFSALALRGLAAIGAGVPDASALQTFLDPLVLMSAFSVYINLLLCIFNLIPVPPLDGGRVAVGLLPYRQAEMLARLEPYGMIIIILLVFFTNIFDKVISPMLDVGIRILAGPQSSLVYSVTHFLMR from the coding sequence ATGGAACAGTTTTTCCTGAAGCTTTCAATCATGCTCGTCCCAGCGCTCATGGCAATAACCTGTCATGAGGTCTCCCATGGTTTCGTTGCCGACCGCATGGGAGACCGGACCGCGCGCTTCATGGGGCGTCTTACCCTTAACCCTCTCAATCATCTGGATATTTTCGGCACCCTGATGATTTTCCTTGTCGGAATCGGTTGGGCAAAACCGGTTCCGGTAAATTTCAACAACCTCAAGAATCCCAAGCGGGACATGATTTGGGTTGCAGGGGCCGGACCGGTAACCAACTGCATTCTGGCTTTCTTTTCCGCCCTTGCACTGCGGGGGCTGGCAGCAATTGGCGCGGGTGTCCCCGATGCTTCAGCCCTGCAAACGTTCCTTGACCCTCTGGTTCTCATGTCTGCTTTTTCCGTGTATATCAACCTGCTCCTCTGCATTTTCAACCTGATTCCCGTACCGCCCCTTGACGGCGGCAGAGTGGCGGTGGGGCTTTTGCCGTACCGGCAGGCTGAAATGCTGGCGCGGCTGGAACCCTATGGGATGATAATCATTATTCTGCTGGTCTTTTTTACCAATATTTTCGACAAAGTAATTTCCCCTATGCTCGATGTGGGAATACGCATACTCGCCGGTCCCCAGAGCAGTCTGGTGTACAGCGTTACGCATTTTCTCATGAGATAA
- the trpS gene encoding tryptophan--tRNA ligase codes for MSNKRIVSGMRPTGKLHLGHFLGVLANWRELQDEYECFFFAADWHSLTTEYDNTDAIRQNTDEMILDWLAFGVDPAKCVIFRQSRVPQHAELNLILSMITPVSWLERNPTYKEMKDNLSTKDLSTFGFLGYPVLMASDIIVYKAGKVPVGHDQLPHMEITREIARRFNYLYGTEVFPEPEALLTETPKVLGLDGRKMSKSYGNAIFLSESAEETRKKVMSMVTDTQRVRRSDPGEPDRCVAYSLNNLYLPEDKKADICAGCRGATIGCVECKKIQAEYLVETLAPYRARRDELGAKPGLVAEIVAAGEARAAAEAAKTMAEVRDALKL; via the coding sequence ATGAGTAATAAACGGATAGTCAGCGGCATGAGGCCTACCGGGAAACTCCACCTGGGCCATTTCCTCGGGGTTCTCGCCAACTGGCGCGAACTCCAGGATGAATACGAGTGTTTCTTTTTTGCCGCCGACTGGCACTCGCTGACAACCGAATATGACAATACCGACGCCATCCGCCAGAACACCGACGAGATGATTCTAGACTGGCTCGCCTTCGGGGTCGATCCCGCTAAATGCGTGATATTCCGCCAGAGCAGGGTTCCCCAGCATGCGGAGTTGAACCTGATTCTCTCCATGATTACCCCGGTTTCGTGGCTTGAGCGTAATCCCACCTATAAGGAGATGAAGGATAACCTTTCCACCAAGGATCTCTCCACCTTCGGTTTCCTCGGCTATCCGGTCCTTATGGCGTCCGACATCATCGTCTACAAGGCAGGCAAGGTGCCGGTCGGCCACGATCAGCTCCCTCACATGGAGATAACCCGCGAGATAGCCAGACGCTTCAACTACCTGTACGGTACCGAGGTTTTCCCCGAGCCCGAGGCGCTGCTCACCGAAACGCCGAAAGTGCTGGGCCTTGACGGCCGCAAGATGAGCAAGTCATACGGCAATGCAATCTTCCTTTCGGAGAGCGCCGAAGAGACCCGCAAAAAAGTGATGTCCATGGTGACCGATACGCAGCGGGTCCGGCGGAGCGACCCCGGCGAACCGGACCGTTGTGTCGCCTATTCCCTGAACAATCTTTATCTCCCCGAAGATAAAAAGGCCGACATCTGCGCAGGATGCCGCGGCGCCACCATCGGCTGCGTCGAATGCAAGAAAATCCAGGCCGAGTACCTTGTCGAGACTCTTGCGCCTTACCGTGCGCGGCGCGATGAACTGGGGGCAAAACCCGGTCTTGTTGCCGAAATCGTGGCGGCAGGAGAAGCCCGGGCCGCTGCGGAAGCTGCCAAGACCATGGCGGAAGTGCGGGATGCTCTCAAATTATGA
- a CDS encoding segregation and condensation protein A produces the protein MTNDGNLDLYHDEGPPSYTVKLEVFEGPLDLLLHLIRKNEVDIYDIPLSTITRQYLEYIKMMKELNLEIAGEFLVMASTLIQIKSKTLLPPLPDDESAEEEEEDPRAELVRRLLEYQKYKEAATTLSEREMLGRDTYARLFSSAELEGIEPEEEPAEVELFELIEAFRKVLDRVSDESFHEVGAESITIAERINEILSQLEGKESLVFDELFPEHFNRDFLIATFLAVLELCKLKTIKVVQANRYGSIWIQPAVIEGDAVDAES, from the coding sequence ATGACCAACGACGGTAATCTCGACCTTTACCATGATGAGGGCCCGCCCTCATATACGGTTAAGCTTGAGGTGTTCGAAGGCCCCCTCGACCTTCTCCTGCATCTGATCAGGAAGAACGAGGTGGATATCTACGATATCCCGCTCTCTACCATCACGCGCCAGTATCTTGAGTACATCAAGATGATGAAGGAGCTTAATCTGGAGATTGCCGGCGAATTCCTCGTCATGGCGTCTACCCTCATCCAGATAAAGTCGAAAACGCTTCTCCCTCCTCTGCCGGACGATGAGTCGGCAGAGGAAGAGGAGGAGGATCCGCGGGCAGAGCTTGTGAGGCGCCTCCTCGAGTACCAGAAATACAAAGAGGCTGCGACGACACTCTCGGAGCGCGAGATGCTCGGCCGTGATACCTATGCCCGCTTATTTTCTTCTGCGGAACTGGAAGGTATCGAGCCTGAAGAAGAACCGGCCGAAGTGGAACTGTTTGAACTTATCGAGGCGTTCCGGAAAGTGCTCGACAGGGTTTCCGACGAGAGTTTCCATGAAGTCGGAGCCGAATCGATTACCATTGCGGAACGGATCAACGAAATCCTCTCGCAACTGGAGGGGAAGGAGTCGCTGGTTTTCGACGAACTTTTTCCGGAACATTTCAACAGGGATTTCCTTATTGCCACCTTTCTCGCGGTACTTGAGCTCTGCAAGCTCAAAACGATAAAAGTTGTTCAGGCAAACCGCTACGGCTCCATTTGGATACAGCCCGCGGTAATTGAGGGGGATGCTGTTGACGCCGAATCTTAA
- the scpB gene encoding SMC-Scp complex subunit ScpB yields MTPNLKSIVESILFVAEAPVTLDRLCLLLEEFERVEVRDALDDLLEEYGREGRGVVLAEVAGGYQFRTPPGNADYLRRLTKTRPAKFSQSALETLAIIAYRQPVTRAEIEYLRGVDSGGVLKTILEKKLIKILGKKDIPGKPLIYGTTREFLELFGLKDLRGLPTLKEVRDLSETTPYEQQVELPLEQPGEEG; encoded by the coding sequence TTGACGCCGAATCTTAAATCAATAGTCGAGAGCATTCTGTTCGTTGCAGAGGCACCGGTTACCCTCGACCGCCTTTGCCTGCTGCTGGAGGAGTTTGAGCGGGTTGAGGTGCGCGATGCCCTGGACGACTTGCTCGAGGAGTATGGTCGCGAGGGGAGGGGGGTAGTCCTTGCGGAGGTGGCAGGAGGATACCAGTTCCGGACCCCGCCTGGGAATGCCGACTATCTGCGAAGGCTCACGAAAACGCGCCCGGCCAAGTTCAGCCAGTCCGCTCTCGAAACACTCGCCATCATAGCATATCGCCAGCCTGTGACCCGCGCCGAAATAGAGTACCTGCGCGGTGTCGATTCGGGTGGCGTTCTCAAGACCATCCTGGAAAAAAAACTAATCAAGATCCTGGGCAAGAAGGATATCCCCGGCAAACCCCTCATCTATGGCACTACACGCGAGTTCCTGGAACTCTTTGGTCTCAAGGACCTGAGAGGCCTGCCGACTCTCAAGGAAGTCCGCGATCTCTCTGAAACCACCCCCTATGAACAACAGGTCGAGCTTCCCCTGGAACAGCCCGGGGAAGAAGGGTAA
- the amrB gene encoding AmmeMemoRadiSam system protein B, which yields MVRQPAVAGQFYTDEPKRLRGDLQRMVPADGVKRRVMGIVSPHAGYVYSGRVAGAVYGAIAVPGTVIILGPNHHGFGVPAAIYPEGEWIMPLGSVPIDKRLAALVQQHVPFVEADTSAHRFEHSLEVQVPFLQHCRPDVKIVPLCLGFGDYERCRLLGEGVAKAIGEIGEDVLIVASSDMTHYESADVARAKDDLAIAEVLALHPEELLRICRQNGITMCGVVPTAVMLVAAKALGATSAELMRYATSGDVTGDNSQVVAYAAIAVY from the coding sequence ATGGTACGTCAGCCTGCGGTTGCCGGGCAATTCTACACCGATGAGCCGAAGAGGTTGCGGGGGGATCTCCAGCGCATGGTTCCCGCCGATGGGGTCAAACGACGGGTTATGGGAATCGTGTCGCCCCATGCCGGCTATGTCTATTCAGGGCGTGTCGCCGGGGCTGTTTATGGCGCGATTGCAGTGCCGGGCACTGTTATCATTCTTGGCCCGAACCATCATGGCTTCGGAGTGCCTGCCGCCATATATCCGGAAGGTGAGTGGATCATGCCTCTCGGTTCCGTTCCAATTGACAAACGGCTTGCGGCCCTTGTGCAGCAGCATGTTCCCTTTGTGGAGGCCGACACCTCTGCCCACCGGTTCGAACACTCCCTTGAAGTTCAGGTGCCGTTTCTGCAGCATTGCCGCCCCGATGTGAAGATTGTGCCGCTATGTCTCGGTTTTGGCGATTACGAACGGTGCAGGCTTCTGGGGGAGGGGGTGGCGAAGGCAATCGGGGAGATTGGCGAAGATGTGCTGATTGTGGCGAGTTCCGACATGACCCACTATGAGTCGGCCGATGTCGCCCGTGCCAAGGACGATCTGGCGATTGCCGAAGTGCTGGCGCTGCATCCGGAAGAGTTGTTGCGTATTTGCCGGCAGAACGGCATCACCATGTGCGGAGTGGTTCCCACGGCAGTCATGCTGGTGGCGGCCAAGGCGCTGGGTGCAACCAGCGCGGAGCTGATGCGCTACGCGACGAGCGGGGATGTGACGGGAGACAACAGTCAGGTGGTGGCATATGCGGCGATTGCCGTGTACTAG
- a CDS encoding chorismate mutase, with translation MTIDELRQEIDRIDSELLRIFNRRAELALEIGMIKKERALPVYDPKREKKIFERMQADNPGPLDDGAIVRLFERVIDESRRLERIMTHREATAGKEEQ, from the coding sequence ATGACGATTGACGAGCTGAGACAGGAAATTGACCGGATTGACAGCGAGCTCCTGCGGATTTTCAACCGGAGAGCAGAGCTGGCGCTGGAAATAGGCATGATAAAGAAGGAGCGCGCCCTTCCGGTCTATGACCCGAAACGTGAGAAGAAGATCTTCGAGCGAATGCAGGCTGACAACCCCGGGCCACTGGATGACGGGGCCATAGTGCGGCTCTTCGAGCGGGTAATAGATGAATCGCGCCGTCTTGAGCGCATCATGACCCACCGGGAGGCCACGGCCGGCAAGGAGGAGCAGTAA
- the nadB gene encoding L-aspartate oxidase, with product MKVASDFLVIGSGIAGLSFALQAARHGTVVLVTKREVTESATNYAQGGIATVFSQEDSFDAHVEDTLVAGAGICHEDVVRMVVEEGPKVIRNLIEWGVQFTQSGDDFDLTREGGHSQRRILHADDVTGREIERALVAAVQQNPNIKLYEHHIAIDLITTAKVTRRRSKPNRCLGAHVLDIASNEVKTFRAKITLLATGGAGKVYLYTCNPDVATGDGVAMAYRAGATIANMEFMQFHPTTLFHPHAKSFLISEAVRGEGAILRRRDGTAFMEKYHKLKDLAPRDIVARAIDNEMKTYGDDCVYLDITHKDPEYVKNRFPNIYQTCLEFGLDMTKEGLPVVPAAHYLCGGVLVDKNGETDVAHLYAIGEVACTGLHGANRLASNSLLEAAVYAGRAYKRAIEELKENNFDFPEIPEWDAGTATDSDEMVVVSQNWDEIRRSMSNYVGIVRSDRRLERAMHRIRMIQREIDDYYWDFKVTSDLIELRNIATVAELIIKCALQRRESRGLHYTIDYPERDDIHGKHDSYIQKQF from the coding sequence ATGAAAGTTGCGAGTGATTTTCTTGTAATTGGCAGCGGCATCGCAGGGCTGTCCTTTGCGCTTCAAGCTGCACGGCATGGCACGGTAGTCCTGGTTACCAAACGTGAAGTAACAGAATCCGCCACCAACTATGCCCAAGGGGGAATTGCAACGGTATTTTCCCAGGAGGATAGTTTTGATGCCCATGTGGAAGACACCCTGGTAGCCGGCGCCGGTATCTGTCATGAAGACGTCGTACGCATGGTGGTCGAGGAAGGCCCGAAGGTAATTCGCAACCTCATAGAATGGGGCGTTCAGTTCACCCAAAGCGGCGATGACTTCGACCTGACACGCGAGGGTGGGCACAGCCAGCGTCGTATCCTGCATGCCGACGACGTAACCGGCCGGGAAATTGAACGGGCGCTGGTGGCGGCAGTACAGCAAAACCCCAATATCAAGCTATATGAACACCATATCGCCATTGACCTCATCACCACGGCGAAGGTTACGCGCAGGAGAAGCAAGCCGAACCGCTGCCTTGGCGCCCATGTTCTGGATATCGCCTCCAACGAAGTAAAAACCTTCAGGGCGAAGATTACCCTCCTCGCCACCGGCGGTGCGGGCAAAGTCTATCTATATACCTGCAACCCCGATGTGGCCACCGGCGACGGCGTAGCCATGGCCTACCGCGCAGGAGCCACCATCGCGAACATGGAATTCATGCAATTCCACCCCACCACTCTTTTCCATCCCCACGCCAAATCGTTCCTCATCTCCGAGGCGGTCAGGGGCGAGGGAGCAATCCTGCGCCGCCGTGACGGCACGGCGTTCATGGAGAAATACCACAAGCTCAAGGATCTGGCTCCCAGGGACATCGTTGCCAGGGCCATTGACAACGAGATGAAAACATACGGCGACGACTGCGTATACCTGGACATCACCCACAAAGATCCCGAGTACGTCAAAAACCGCTTCCCCAATATCTATCAAACCTGCCTCGAATTCGGCCTAGACATGACCAAGGAAGGACTGCCGGTCGTTCCGGCCGCCCATTATCTCTGCGGGGGGGTTCTGGTTGATAAAAACGGGGAAACCGACGTCGCCCACCTCTACGCAATCGGCGAAGTGGCCTGCACCGGGCTCCACGGGGCCAACCGCCTGGCAAGCAACTCGCTCCTTGAAGCCGCGGTCTACGCCGGACGCGCCTATAAGCGGGCCATTGAGGAACTGAAAGAAAACAACTTCGATTTCCCGGAAATTCCCGAATGGGACGCAGGGACCGCCACCGACAGCGACGAGATGGTTGTCGTATCCCAGAACTGGGACGAAATCCGCCGCTCAATGTCGAACTATGTGGGAATCGTCCGTTCCGACAGACGACTGGAACGGGCAATGCACCGCATCCGCATGATTCAGAGGGAAATCGATGATTACTACTGGGATTTCAAGGTGACCTCCGATCTCATCGAACTGCGCAACATTGCCACGGTAGCCGAACTGATAATCAAATGCGCCCTGCAACGCCGTGAATCCCGCGGACTTCATTACACCATCGATTATCCGGAACGTGACGATATCCACGGCAAACACGACTCGTACATTCAAAAACAGTTCTGA
- a CDS encoding lytic transglycosylase domain-containing protein produces the protein MPLVARVLVFVFLICGVVGDYSASADIYRYEDDEGVVHFTDAPTDRRFKIFMRDIKKDRKLRTTFKLARFTRNPAEFEPIINQCALEFGVDKSLVKAVIHAESGYNPNAVSPKGASGLMQLMPKTAKDLKVANTLDPSDNIRGGVRYLRFLLDTFRGDEALAIAAYNAGLSRVAQYNGIPPYQETRTYVDRVLTYRKSYQATN, from the coding sequence ATGCCGCTAGTTGCACGCGTTTTGGTTTTTGTCTTTTTGATCTGCGGAGTGGTGGGAGATTATTCTGCCAGTGCCGATATTTATCGCTATGAGGATGATGAAGGCGTCGTCCATTTTACCGATGCGCCCACCGACAGGCGATTCAAGATCTTTATGAGGGATATCAAAAAGGATCGCAAGCTCCGGACCACCTTCAAGCTGGCACGCTTTACGCGCAATCCGGCCGAGTTTGAGCCGATAATAAATCAGTGCGCCCTTGAATTCGGTGTCGACAAGTCGCTGGTGAAGGCTGTAATCCACGCAGAGTCAGGATACAATCCCAATGCCGTCTCTCCCAAGGGGGCAAGCGGTCTTATGCAGCTCATGCCCAAGACTGCCAAGGATTTGAAAGTTGCCAACACACTTGATCCCAGTGACAATATTCGGGGCGGGGTGCGTTACCTCCGGTTTCTTCTCGATACCTTCAGGGGGGATGAAGCTCTGGCGATTGCGGCCTATAATGCCGGCCTTTCCCGGGTTGCCCAGTACAACGGCATCCCGCCGTATCAGGAGACACGCACTTACGTAGACAGGGTGCTTACTTACAGGAAATCTTACCAGGCTACCAACTGA
- the pgsA gene encoding CDP-diacylglycerol--glycerol-3-phosphate 3-phosphatidyltransferase, with protein sequence MSDSISKSIWNIPNILTLIRIALIPVLAVLLLSPSREAGFWAAAVFAVASITDWLDGYLARRMGIVTVFGKFLDPIADKLMVMAALIMILPFERVPAWMVLVILGREIIITGLRGIASTEGIVISASDLGKFKTIFQMVAIIGLLLHYDYHWFFGINHPYLVVNMHNAGMFYLWIATIMTVWSGVDYLAKFMKVIAR encoded by the coding sequence ATGTCCGATTCCATCTCCAAAAGCATCTGGAACATCCCGAATATACTTACGCTCATACGGATTGCCTTGATCCCGGTGCTGGCAGTGCTCCTGTTGTCGCCGTCACGGGAGGCCGGTTTCTGGGCTGCGGCGGTGTTTGCCGTTGCCTCGATTACCGATTGGCTTGACGGCTATCTTGCCCGCAGGATGGGGATTGTTACTGTTTTCGGGAAATTTCTCGACCCCATCGCCGACAAACTCATGGTGATGGCGGCTCTGATCATGATTCTTCCCTTCGAGCGCGTCCCGGCCTGGATGGTGCTGGTTATTCTCGGCAGGGAGATCATCATAACCGGATTGCGCGGCATCGCATCAACCGAGGGGATTGTGATATCGGCCAGCGACCTGGGGAAGTTCAAAACCATCTTCCAGATGGTGGCGATTATCGGGCTGCTGCTCCACTACGACTACCACTGGTTCTTCGGGATTAATCACCCCTATCTCGTCGTGAATATGCACAATGCGGGCATGTTCTATCTCTGGATCGCCACCATTATGACCGTATGGTCAGGGGTTGATTACCTCGCCAAGTTCATGAAGGTAATCGCCCGCTGA
- the mutS gene encoding DNA mismatch repair protein MutS, whose product MSDLTPMMRQYLEIKSDHPDSILFFRLGDFYEMFLDDAVKASRILDITLTSRGKGGDGADVPLCGVPYHSAAPYIAKLVEAGEKVAICEQVEDPKTAKGIVKRQVVKVVTPGLVVEAESLSPKENNFLLSLVRGDGDRWGVAYLDISTGEFRVTEVDGNDAAWGEVACANPREILLPESFRESLSSVSRGDLLADRTFTYVDDWVYDQDYTERLIRNHFGVASPDALGCEGFVEGVRAAAAILHYLQETQKGKVDHIRELSAYRTQEFMVLDESTRRNLELTSTLSEGKKRGSLLGLLDRTATAMGGRKLRQWISYPLVSIEKIKERQDAVGELAGDPGLRAGIREALDGVYDLERLNGRISLASSGAKDLVALKMSLLRIPPLLALLGPAQSSMLQELRGGIDPLHEVADLIGRGIVDDPPFVLREGGIIADGYHAELDELRAISREGKGFIARLEAKEKARTGITSLKIRYNKVFGYYIEVTKSNLAAIPDDYIRRQTLANAERFITPELKEYEEKVLGAEERIVDLEYSLFQQIRQCVAAEGERLARTADRIATLDVLASLADVAHERNYCRPLVDDSDILSISEGRHPVVEALNVSERFVPNDLLLDNNEHQVVIITGPNMAGKSTFMRQVALIVLMAQLGSFVPATEARIGVVDRIFTRVGASDNLARGQSTFMVEMMETAAILRNATPKSLVVLDEIGRGTSTFDGVSIAWAVAEYLHDTDRCAAKTLFATHYHELTELAVTRSKIKNCNVAVKEWNDQVIFLRKIVEGGASHSYGIQVGRLAGLPAEVVERAKEILHNLETGEYAEGGVPRIAKGKRGVAPKASPQLSLFEQGEDLLRKRLSGLNISSLTPLEALNILDELKRMV is encoded by the coding sequence ATGTCAGATCTTACCCCGATGATGCGCCAGTATCTGGAGATCAAGTCCGATCATCCCGATTCGATACTCTTTTTCCGGCTGGGCGACTTCTACGAAATGTTCCTGGACGATGCCGTAAAGGCGTCGCGCATTCTGGATATAACCCTCACTTCGCGCGGCAAGGGGGGGGATGGCGCCGATGTTCCCCTGTGCGGCGTGCCTTACCATTCGGCCGCTCCTTATATTGCCAAGCTCGTTGAGGCCGGGGAGAAGGTTGCCATCTGTGAGCAGGTGGAGGATCCGAAAACCGCCAAGGGAATTGTGAAACGCCAGGTGGTGAAGGTTGTTACGCCGGGCCTCGTGGTGGAGGCGGAGAGCCTCTCTCCGAAGGAAAATAATTTTCTTCTTTCGCTCGTGCGAGGTGACGGCGATCGCTGGGGGGTGGCGTATCTCGATATCTCGACCGGCGAGTTCCGGGTTACCGAGGTGGACGGAAATGATGCCGCATGGGGGGAGGTGGCCTGCGCCAATCCCCGGGAGATTCTTCTGCCCGAATCCTTCCGCGAGAGTCTGTCTTCGGTTTCCAGGGGTGACTTGCTTGCCGACCGCACCTTTACCTACGTGGATGATTGGGTCTATGACCAGGACTACACCGAAAGGCTCATTCGCAACCATTTTGGCGTGGCTTCGCCGGATGCGCTCGGCTGCGAGGGATTTGTCGAGGGGGTTCGGGCAGCGGCAGCCATTTTGCACTACTTGCAGGAAACCCAGAAGGGCAAGGTCGATCACATACGGGAGTTATCTGCCTACCGTACCCAGGAGTTCATGGTTCTTGATGAGTCGACACGACGGAACCTCGAACTGACATCCACTCTGTCCGAGGGTAAAAAGCGCGGTTCGCTCTTGGGGTTGCTGGACCGTACGGCCACTGCCATGGGTGGGAGAAAGCTCAGGCAATGGATTAGTTATCCGTTGGTATCCATTGAAAAAATAAAGGAACGTCAGGATGCGGTCGGTGAGCTTGCCGGCGATCCGGGGCTTCGGGCCGGAATTCGCGAGGCCCTTGATGGGGTCTACGATCTTGAGCGCCTGAACGGCAGAATCAGTCTGGCAAGCTCGGGTGCCAAGGACCTGGTGGCTCTCAAGATGTCGCTTTTGAGAATCCCTCCGCTGCTGGCCTTGCTTGGCCCCGCCCAATCATCAATGCTGCAGGAGCTTCGCGGTGGGATCGACCCCTTGCATGAGGTTGCGGATCTTATCGGTCGCGGCATTGTCGACGACCCGCCTTTCGTGCTGCGCGAAGGGGGGATCATCGCCGACGGCTACCATGCCGAACTGGACGAGTTGCGTGCCATAAGCCGCGAGGGGAAGGGTTTCATCGCCCGGCTTGAGGCGAAGGAAAAGGCGAGAACCGGTATAACTTCCCTCAAGATACGTTACAACAAGGTTTTCGGTTACTATATCGAAGTTACCAAGTCGAACCTTGCGGCCATTCCCGATGACTATATCCGGCGGCAGACCCTCGCCAATGCCGAGCGTTTCATTACCCCCGAACTGAAGGAGTACGAGGAAAAGGTTCTCGGCGCTGAAGAGCGGATTGTGGATCTGGAATATTCGCTCTTCCAGCAGATCAGGCAGTGTGTGGCCGCAGAGGGGGAACGCCTCGCCCGAACGGCTGACCGCATAGCCACCCTGGATGTCCTCGCTTCTCTGGCGGATGTGGCCCATGAGCGGAACTACTGCCGGCCCCTCGTCGACGACAGCGACATTCTTTCCATCTCCGAAGGCCGTCATCCCGTTGTCGAGGCGCTCAATGTTTCGGAGCGGTTTGTCCCCAACGATCTCCTCCTGGATAACAACGAGCATCAGGTCGTCATCATTACCGGACCCAACATGGCGGGTAAGTCTACCTTCATGCGCCAGGTGGCCCTTATTGTGCTCATGGCCCAACTGGGGAGCTTTGTTCCCGCCACGGAGGCGAGGATTGGCGTGGTAGACCGGATTTTTACCCGCGTGGGGGCTTCCGACAACCTGGCCAGGGGACAGTCTACCTTCATGGTGGAGATGATGGAGACTGCCGCCATTCTCCGCAACGCCACGCCGAAGAGCCTGGTGGTGCTGGACGAGATCGGCCGCGGCACTTCCACATTCGATGGTGTATCCATTGCCTGGGCGGTGGCCGAATATCTCCACGATACGGACCGGTGTGCCGCAAAGACTCTTTTTGCCACCCATTATCACGAGTTGACGGAACTTGCCGTCACCAGAAGTAAAATCAAGAACTGCAATGTTGCCGTTAAAGAGTGGAACGACCAGGTCATCTTCCTGCGCAAGATCGTGGAGGGTGGGGCCTCCCATTCATACGGCATCCAGGTGGGGAGGCTTGCGGGACTTCCTGCCGAGGTGGTTGAACGTGCGAAGGAAATTCTTCATAATCTGGAGACCGGAGAATATGCCGAGGGGGGCGTTCCGCGCATCGCCAAGGGCAAAAGAGGGGTTGCTCCCAAGGCTTCGCCACAACTCTCGCTTTTTGAGCAGGGCGAAGACCTTCTACGCAAAAGGTTGTCCGGCCTGAATATCTCTTCCCTGACCCCCCTTGAGGCGCTCAATATTCTTGATGAGTTAAAGAGGATGGTATGA